From the genome of Populus alba chromosome 10, ASM523922v2, whole genome shotgun sequence, one region includes:
- the LOC118043117 gene encoding uncharacterized protein has product MSGAQGAQPPGSTTATTYESVPWGESKTRVKVDSKEDQGAIQIDKLQEKVPDAAGEGGPVFGAGKDENKKDLGVTGTG; this is encoded by the coding sequence ATGTCAGGGGCACAGGGAGCACAGCCGCCGGGCAGTACAACGGCAACAACATACGAGTCAGTGCCATGGGGGGAGAGCAAGACCAGAGTTAAGGTGGACTCAAAGGAGGATCAGGGCGCGATCCAGATCGACAAGCTCCAGGAGAAGGTTCCTGACGCCGCTGGCGAAGGAGGCCCTGTCTTTGGCGCTGGCAAAGATGAAAATAAGAAAGACTTGGGAGTTACTGGCACTGGCTAG
- the LOC118043115 gene encoding isocitrate dehydrogenase [NADP], which yields MIAVITQRQQVKMAIDKIKVTNPIVEMDGDEMTRVIWKSIKDKLIFPFLDLDIKYFDLGLPNRDATDDRVTVESAEATLKYNVAIKCATITPDDGRVKEFNLKNMWKSPNGTIRNILNGTVFREPIICKNIPRLVSGWTKPICIGRHAFGDQYRATDIVIQGPGKLKLVFVPDGHDEKTQFEVFKFKGAGGVALSMYNTDESIQAFAEASMNTAYLKKWPLYLSTKNTILKKYDGRFKDIFQEVYETQWKSKFEAAGIWYEHRLIDDMVAYALKSEGGYVWACKNYDGDVQSDFLAQGFGSLGLMTSVLVCPDGKTIEAEAAHGTVTRHYRVHQKGSETSTNSIASIFAWSRGLAHRAKLDGNVKLLDFTAKLEASCIGAVESGKMTKDLALLIHGPRVRRSQFLNTEEFIDAVADELRARLSVKAKL from the exons ATGATTGCAGTGATCACGCAGAGACAGCAAGTGAAAATGGCAATCGATAAAATTAAGGTCACCAATCCCATCGTTGAAATGGACG GAGATGAAATGACTAGAGTTATTTGGAAATCAATCAAGGACAag CTTATTTTCCCatttttggatttggatatcAAGTATTTTGACCTTGGCCTGCCTAATCGGGATGCTACAGATGATAGAGTTACCGTAGAAAGTGCTGAGGCGACTCTCAA ATATAATGTGGCTATTAAGTGTGCAACAATAACTCCAG ATGATGGCCGTGTTAAGGagtttaacttgaaaaatatgtgGAAGAGTCCAAATGGGACAATTCGCAACATTTTAAATG GTACGGTTTTTAGAGAACCAATTATCTGCAAAAACATTCCAAGGCTTGTTTCAG gtTGGACCAAGCCAATCTGCATAGGAAGGCATGCCTTTGGTGACCAGTACAGAGCAACTGATATAGTTATCCAAGGACCTGGCAAACTGAAGCTAGTATTTG TACCTGATGGACACGATGAAAAGACACAGTTTGAggttttcaaattcaaaggaGCTGGAGGTGTAGCTCTGTCCATGTATAACACTGATGAG TCCATCCAGGCTTTTGCTGAAGCTTCAATGAATACTGCTTACTTGAAAAAGTGGCCACTTTATCTTAGCACAAAAAATaccattcttaaaaaatatgatggaaG ATTCAAGGACATATTCCAGGAAGTTTATGAAACTCAATGGAAATCCAAGTTTGAGGCTGCAGGAATTTG GTATGAACATCGTCTCATCGATGATATGGTTGCTTATGCTCTCAAAAGTGAAGGAGGTTATGTATGGGCATGTAAAAATTATGATGGAGATGTGCAGAGTGATTTCTTAGCCCAAG GATTTGGATCTCTTGGGTTGATGACTTCAGTATTG GTGTGCCCAGATGGAAAGACAATTGAAGCAGAAGCAGCCCATGGCACGGTTACTCGCCATTACCGTGTTCATCAGAAAGGAAGTGAAACCAGCACCAACAGCATAGCATCGATTTTTGCTTGGTCAAGAGGTCTTGCACACAG GGCAAAGTTGGATGGCAATGTCAAACTATTGGATTTTACTGCAAAACTAGAAGCATCCTGCATTGGAGCTGTCGAGTCAGGGAAGATGACCAAGGATCTTGCACTTCTTATTCATGGTCCCAG AGTTAGGAGGTCTCAATTTCTGAACACAGAGGAGTTCATTGATGCTGTAGCTGACGAGCTCAGGGCAAGATTATCCGTCAAAGCAAAGCTGTAA
- the LOC118043116 gene encoding uncharacterized protein, translating to MALPCWSSASNLTYPNPCTFFSDSKPYNFPRFRKPRKLAKLTCFLKLGVEDITEIAHNKVVIAAVVSAAIGQLSKPYTSVLLYGKDFDFNTTFQAGGFPSTHSSSVVSAATCLALERGFSDSIFGLAVVYAFLVMYDAQGVRREVGNHAKALNKMLPKTEVNSKVCSRDDLIDSQEVPEENLGALLSKEEKPFLPNSTNSPLLLETENKTRQTSQRLAFSSLTAAEEATEKIPCSSAPLKESIGHTEVEVVAGALLGFFVSVAVYAIL from the exons ATGGCGTTGCCGTGTTGGAGCTCCGCTTCTAACCTGACATATCCAAATCCATGCACTTTCTTTTCGGATTCCAAACCTTACAATTTTCCTCGTTTTAGAAAACCCAGAAAGCTAGCCAAACTCACTTGCTTCCTCAAACTTGGTGTCGAGGATATTACGGAAATAGCTCACAACAAG GTAGTGATAGCAGCTGTTGTATCAGCGGCCATTGGTCAACTCTCAAAGCCATACACTAGTGTACTTTTATATGGCaaagattttgatttcaatACTACTTTTCAAGCTGGTGGATTTCCTTCTACTCATTCCTCT TCAGTGGTGTCTGCTGCCACATGTCTTGCCCTTGAAAG GGGCTTCTCCGATTCGATTTTTGGCCTTGCTGTGGTTTATGCCTTCCTTGTCATGTATGATGCACAG GGGGTGAGAAGAGAAGTTGGAAATCATGCGAAAGCACTAAACAAAATGCTACCCAAGACTGAAGTTAACTCAAAGGTTTGCAGTAGAGATGATCTGATTGATTCTCAGGAAGTACCTGAGGAAAACCTTGGTGCCCTTTTATCCAAAGAGGAAAAGCCATTTTTGCCAAATTCCACAAACTCTCCTTTACTACTTGAAACAGAGAACAAAACAAGACAAACTAGTCAGAGATTGGCATTTTCGAGCTTAACAGCTGCTGAAGAAGCAACAGAGAAGATCCCCTGTAGTTCAGCTCCTTTGAAAGAATCAATTGGCCACACAGAGGTTGAAGTTGTAGCCGGTGCTTTGTTAGGTTTCTTTGTGAGCGTCGCAGTCTATGCTATTTTGTga